One Clostridiales bacterium DNA segment encodes these proteins:
- the rpoZ gene encoding DNA-directed RNA polymerase subunit omega: MNDSMINPPILSLLKKVDNRYALAVVTAKRARQLISGEKKLTDFDSTKPVTIAIHEINEGKITYESVKADKKEE, from the coding sequence ATGAACGATTCTATGATTAATCCGCCAATTTTATCTTTATTAAAAAAAGTAGATAACAGGTATGCTCTTGCTGTTGTAACTGCAAAGAGGGCAAGGCAGCTTATATCAGGTGAAAAGAAACTTACGGACTTTGATTCTACAAAACCTGTTACGATTGCAATACATGAAATAAATGAAGGAAAAATCACGTATGAAAGTGTGAAAGCAGATAAAAAAGAGGAATGA
- the coaBC gene encoding bifunctional phosphopantothenoylcysteine decarboxylase/phosphopantothenate--cysteine ligase CoaBC, with the protein MANGINIVIGICGGIAAYKGLELVSALKKLEFNIDVIMTKAATKFVTPLSFQSLSLNPVVVDMFEQPKTWEISHISLAKKADIFVVIPATADIIGKVACGIADDMLTTTIMATKAQVLFAPAMNTKMYENLIVQSNIKKLREYGYHFVEPAVGRLACGDVGKGKLADVDDILDEIGTLIVKKKDFKGSRVLVTAGPTIEPIDPVRYITNRSSGRMGYAIAECARDRGAEVLLITGPVHIKEPRNIDIIHIKTNEDMYSSVMENYKNCDAVIKAAAPADYRPLEYSKQKIKKNKGELVLKLTKNIDILNELGKIKGDKILVGFAAESQNIIENAKEKLEEKNLDFIVANDISSVDTGFNSEYNKACIISRDRTEDLPRMSKRELADKILDNIKRISANK; encoded by the coding sequence ATGGCAAACGGTATCAATATCGTTATAGGGATATGTGGCGGAATAGCAGCTTATAAAGGGCTTGAGCTGGTCAGCGCATTAAAGAAGCTTGAGTTCAATATAGATGTTATAATGACAAAAGCCGCAACAAAATTTGTGACTCCGTTAAGTTTCCAGTCTCTATCTTTAAATCCGGTTGTTGTAGATATGTTTGAACAGCCAAAAACATGGGAGATAAGCCATATATCTCTCGCCAAAAAGGCTGATATATTTGTTGTAATACCTGCAACTGCCGACATTATCGGCAAAGTCGCATGTGGCATTGCGGATGATATGCTCACAACTACGATAATGGCCACGAAAGCGCAGGTTTTATTTGCGCCGGCGATGAACACCAAAATGTATGAAAACTTGATAGTGCAGTCCAATATTAAAAAGCTGAGGGAATACGGATATCATTTTGTAGAACCTGCAGTGGGCAGGCTGGCATGCGGGGATGTCGGCAAGGGCAAGCTTGCGGATGTTGATGATATTCTGGATGAAATAGGCACGCTTATTGTTAAGAAAAAAGATTTTAAAGGCTCACGGGTGCTTGTCACAGCGGGTCCTACGATAGAACCCATAGATCCTGTGAGGTATATAACAAATCGCTCTTCAGGGAGAATGGGGTATGCCATAGCAGAATGTGCAAGGGACCGTGGGGCAGAGGTTCTGCTGATTACAGGGCCAGTGCATATCAAGGAACCAAGAAATATAGATATTATTCACATTAAGACGAATGAAGATATGTATTCTTCCGTGATGGAGAATTATAAAAATTGTGATGCCGTTATAAAGGCTGCCGCACCTGCTGATTACAGACCTTTGGAATATTCCAAACAAAAAATCAAGAAAAATAAGGGCGAACTTGTTTTGAAGCTGACAAAAAATATCGACATATTAAATGAGCTTGGGAAAATAAAGGGCGATAAAATACTTGTAGGATTTGCAGCAGAAAGCCAAAACATCATAGAGAATGCCAAAGAAAAACTTGAAGAAAAAAATCTCGATTTTATAGTTGCAAATGATATTTCTTCCGTGGATACCGGTTTTAATTCGGAATACAACAAGGCATGCATCATAAGCCGCGATAGAACAGAGGATTTGCCGCGCATGAGCAAGCGTGAATTAGCGGATAAAATACTCGATAATATCAAGCGGATTTCCGCAAATAAGTGA